CATCCATCAAATGGCCGGGGACCTTGGGAAGCCACAAAGAACAAACAAACTCCGACTCCAACTTCATTCACCAAGGAGGGAAAAAAACTAGTGATCTGGCATTGTTTTGCTACAAAGTTAGTCCTTTCCATACTTTGTGTATTTAAATTGGTTCAACATTTAGATTTGTAATGCACATACCTGTGGATGATCTAAGAGCATGCCTTTACCCCAAGCGACGCATGACGTTGCCTTGTTCATGAGAACGGGATGCCTCAGGAAAAGTTTCGGAATGTGCCAAGAGTGGGTGATGTCTCTAAGAGAAACAGGAGGTCCCCTGAGGAAAGGTCATTAATCAAGATGCTACTCGGTGATGATGTCAGGCTTGAGGCCGGATGCCTTAATTGATGCCAGGAAGCCTTTGAAAATATAGGAAGAACCATTTGAGATGGTTAATGAATCTTTTGTGATGTTGATATGCATTGTTTGTTATGCTCGTTGGCAAGCCGAAGGTAAGACATATTTTGATTGTAAGTCAGAATTGATCACATGCATATAGTCGAGGTGTAGCAATAGATTTGCTATTAATCTACCATTAATGCACTAGCATGAATGATGATTGTATGCTATGTTCAACAACGAGACGTCCTCCTATCTAAGAATTAGTGATTTTACTTACTAAGTTTTCGACTCCCCattgtttttctcaaatttatagGTATGGAAGTCTCACTCTTTGGAGCTGAAACTacgctagaggagataggaatCTCTTGACCTACAATTGATAGAAGATTAATGTAAATGAACATGTCCGTAGAAAAGAGTTTATAAAAATACTAATGCTAAATAAAAGTAGTGTGTTTCGTGTTGTGTTTTCCTGACTACTTAATTGTTGTATTGTCTAGGAGATAGTTGTTGTACACATTACATATGCTTATAATAACAagataaacagaaaaaaaaaaaaaaaaaaacggctCAACAATCACTATCTTACTGCCATTGCTTTGCTCAATACCTATGTAGCACCAACACGAACATGCGACAagcaacacgacacgacacgtcatttcttaaaaatagaaaatttattacattccgacacgttatatattaaatataatttaatatataaatacataaataaataataataatagtttagaataaatttacacgaaaaatattaaataatatcattcattattttaatttgttacaataatacacaaaacttagaggaaaaaaacgttgtttaaagaaaaatgatgaaatgatatttttaaatttatttatttatcatatatagcatttttattacttctttcatagtaaaagacttttcaaaaaataaaacaattctaaaaaaaaaaactaaaaaaaaaaaaaaaattgacctcATGCGTGTATATtcatagcaattttattacttcttttgtgtatatttatattttgacccttcaagtattagaaatttttaaaattgatctcgtgcgtgtcggaatcacgtgtcggaattttggactcgcgtgtcggagagagttgaccacgcgTCGGAGAATATTAGAACGTGTCGGAGCGTATCGGACTTGTGTCAGAGTGTCAGACACGAGACGAAAGCTTTCGGAGAGTATCCGTGCTACATAGCTCAACACCATCGCCAAGCTTGTGGCCGATTGGTAGAGCTTAATAAAGCGTCATGCTCACCCCATATTGTAATTGTAACCATAGAACGAGTTTTAGACTTGATCATGGGTTTCACTGTCAGAAAAAATGTATTGAATATACAAAGGAAGATGGTGTACTGTAATAAccataaagaaaagagaaaaaagatttgAGATGTATAGATGCTATTGAGAGAAAAGCAACGAAATGAACGCACATgtcgaaaataaatttataataatgcCAACGAAATGAACGCACGTgtcgaaaataaatttaaaataatgctaagtgagaaagaaataatttgtttaaataatttggacagtaatttgtttattttggacGACAGACTTGGAGGGATTTCGAAAAACTTCACTAGTCCCCCGTAATCCTTTCCCTCAATTTCGACAAGATTGTGTTTTCTGGAATCGTGTCTCTCTTCCCGTTCATCCGGTCCATCCTTCGGCCGCCATAGATACATGTTTGTCTGTTCCGGTACGGACAAGATTGCATCATGTCAGATCCCATGAACAAGTTGAGTGCGGAAGGACAAAGACCCAAAACGAAACACCCGCAGCCGCGACCACGACCAAAGCAGAAGAAAGACCCCTGAAGGCTGAAAAGTCAGTGTCGTACCCGATGAAGCGAACTATCTTATATGCGAACGTAAGAAGATTTTCATGAAGGCGAACGTACCGACAACCGATTATAGAACACAGCAAACGTGTTGTCTCACTCCTCTCCCATCGTCTCAAAGCTGCCACTTTCTGCTTTCACGTTGTCTTCCGAGCTCTCTTTCATGGCTGGAAAAGGCGAACTCGcgtctttcttcatctttttcctttgccTCTACCCATCTTTGGAGGAGCAAACGTGGGTCAAGTCCGGTTACTTCTACGCCGGCAGCGAAATCCCGGTCTCGGACATCGATTCCTCCTTGTTCTCTCACCTCATATGCGCTTTCGCTTCCATCGACTCTCCGGCCCATCCGTTCTCCTTCAACTCCTCCTTTGAGCAAATCTTCTCCACCTTCACGAGCACCGTGAAACGCAAGAACCCTTCGATCACCACGCTGCTGTCAGTGTGGGCAGGCGGAGAGGATCCTTCCGCTTTCGCTTCGATGCTCGGCGAGTCTTCTTCAAGAAGGTCCTTTATCGAATCCACCATAGAAAAGGCAAGGCTTTATGCGTTCAGTGGGATTGATCTCTTTGGGGTCTGGCTCGGTAGGAGCATTAACATTACCAATTTGAGTGTTCTTTTGGGAGAGTGGAGAGATGGAGTAGATGCCGAATCGAGGAAATCCGGGAAACCTCGGTTGCTGCTAGCGATGGGTGTATATTGTCAGTCCATTGTTGACTCTCTGAGTTTCCCACTTGATTCAGTTCAGAGATATTTGGACTGGGTTCACCTAATTGCTTACGATTACCATCTCCCCACCAGGGAAAAGTTTGCCCTCCCTCATGCTGCTTTATTTGACCCCGCAAGCCATAACAACACAGACTTCTGCATAACTTGGTTGCTGACTAGAGGATTTCCTGCAAGAAAGCTGGTGCTGGGCTTGCCCTACCATGGCTATGCTTGGCAGCTCGAGGATTCGAGCGGCGATGCCATTGGCCATCCAGCGGTGGGCCCTGCTGAGACGGCAGATGGGGCATTTGCATACAAGGCCATCAAATCATTTATCCAAGATTTTGGTTACGGAGCCAGTTCTGTTTATAATGGTACATATGTTGTGAACTTTTACAGCAAGGGGTTGGTATGGATCAATTTCGATGATGTGGAGGCCATTCGAGCCAAAGTAACTTATGCCAAGGAAAAGGGGCTTCTTGGTTACAGTGTGTTTCAGATTAACAGCGATCAGAACTGGGTTCTTTCCAGGACAGGTTAGGATAAGTACCTCAAAGGAATTCTTGATGACggttttaaaatattattgtatTGAAAATGTAGAACTAAATGCAATTCATGGACTTAACTGCCTTGTCAGCTCAAGAAGCCGGTGAAGATCAGCAAGAAAGGCGATGGTTCTGGCTAGTTATGCTTATTTCGATTGCTATAGTTGTTCTCCTTATATTTGGCCTGATATGCTACTTACAGAGGAGAACATTGAAATCAGAAGGTACATTTTCTAAAGTTCACTGGCGGATTGCTATATCTCTGTGGTAATTGGGAACATTGACTCAGGATTCAGCAAACATTctagatttattttctttgtgttGATTCTCAGGTATTTCAGGTGTAATAAAAGGATTTAGTAGGCAATTAAAGACTATGGTGTGTAAAGGTGAAAGTCTTGAGAGCAGAGCTCCTAAACTGCAAAAATTTGGTTATGCCACCCTCAGAGCAGCAACTGATAACTTCTCGAGTGAAAATAAGATTGGAAAGGGTGGATTTGGACCTGTTTACAAGGTAGGCCTTACTAAAGCTAATGATTTGCAAAtatgatttcctttttgtttcatttGCAAATCATATGAAGCATGATTAAGTGCCAGATACGGTCCTTTGCTCAATAACATGTGTTTGTAGTGTTCAAATGTGAGCAAGGAAAATAACTCACCCCCTTTTTCATACTCCTTTTGCTCAAGAATATGTGGTCTTTTCCGTGTATGGACTTGACTTAATACTGAGAATGTAAAAGTAATGGGACCTTCCTACCATTGCTACGAGAGAGCAGATATTTCCATATGTTGATTGAAGGTATGTCAGCTTTATCTCCAGCAGCTAGCAGCTGGTTAGTTTATACCCACAATTTCAATCACTTAGTTGGAATCAACCAGAGAGTACATCCCATTAAGGTACATGTCCCCTCTAATTAAGCAGAAAGATTTGGCATCACAACCCAACACGATAAGCTTGATATATTTAGAGATGCAGCATAGGTTTCTTTATGATTTGTGTGAGCTTGTAAGTTTCATTATAGGAGGTTGGACTTGGATGCATTCTGCTCAAATTCTGTTTTTCATTTATAATCCTTGAGTTATGTTACTTGTGTCATAGACAAAAAACTGTCTTCCAGCATAAACAGTGAAGTTTAGTTCCGAGTCTAGCGTGTTCAAGTGGAAGTCAGTTGCCCTGTACTGACCATCGGCATCCCTGTTGCTCAGGGCAagttgcctaaaggacgggaaATTGCAGTAAAGAGACTTTCGAAAACTTCGAAGCAAGGGCTCGAGGAGTTCAAGACCGAAGTTATGCTTGCCGTCATCCTGCAACACGTCAACCTCGTTCGCCTTCTTGGATTTTGCACTGACAGGAAAGAAAAGATGCTGGTCTATGAGTTCATGCCAAATAAGAGCTTGGACTTCTACCTATTTGGTCAGACGTCTTTCATGCTTCTCACAATAGTCATTAAGCAGAACTCCGATGTTTTCAAGTAACATCTAGTGTGATACTCCAAAAGGCTTAAATGGGTCCCCAGTTCTGCTACAATGGCTAGCGGAGGCAGACCCTTTTAAGCATTTGGAGTACACAAAGGTGTGCAATGCTCTAATTTCGCTTCTGGTTCTAATAATCTTCAGGTTTTAATGATGCAGATCCAATAAGGAAATATTCGCTGGATTGGGTGAAACGTGTTCATATCATAGAAGGCATTACACAGGGGCTTCTTTATCTCCACGAATACTCCAATTTCACAATAATTCATCGAGACTTGAAAGCCAGCAATGTTCTACTGGATGATGAAATGAACCCCAAGATATCAGATTTTGGTATGGCGAAAATATTTAAGAAGGATGACGTCGAGGCAAATACTAGCCGAATTGTAGGGACTTAGTAAGCGAGCTAACTAAGCCCTCCTTGTTTTACCTCACAGATTCTCCTGCTTAAAccaatttttgttcttgtaTACAGTGGGTACGTTCCGCCAGAATATGTGAGGAAAGGCATATACTCAATGAAGTATGACGTCTACAGCTTTGGGGTACTGCTGTTGCAAATCATCTGTGGTAAAAAGACCTCATGTTACTACGGCCTGAATGAAAATCTGAATCTTCTCGATTACGTAAGTAGAGATTATTTGTGATTCGAAATTTTCCAGGCTCCAATTTAGGAACAtgaattttgacttttgacCAACTAGCATTCTTAATTTTAGGCATATGAGCAGTGGAAAGACGATAAATGCATGGAGTTCATTGATCCGTCTCTTGATGACTCTTCATCGTCCTGTAAGCTCTTGAGATGCATTCAAGTGGCTCTTCTATGCGTGCAAGAGAAGGCTGGGGACAGGCCCTCCATGTTGGAAGTCTCTTCAATGCTCAAGAATGAATTTTCAGCTGTGAACTTCCCCAAGAAGCCTGCATTTTCAATTaagaaagatgaagatgaagataagGATGACAAGTGCTTGCTCCAGGAGGCAGTGCATTCAGTCAATGATGCATCGATTTCTGAATTGTTTCCTCGCTGATTATACCTTGCAGGTATCCATACCATAGAGAGAATCTTTTGTTAAATTATTTGGTTGCCCGGTACTTCGTTTGGCCCGGGAAAggtttttaaaaaagaataaagaaacatAGATGAGTTGTGGCattattttcccaattttaaTGGTTGACATTTTCTTATGtctgtatatatttttatcctCTAGAGGCCGTCCCTTGTTCATTCTTGTGTCTTGTAACCTATTAAACGATGAATAACCCTCAGGTATATAGGCTCTGGGGTCTTCAAGCTACAATTGTCACTTGGatcttgattcttttctttttattccgtTAATTTTTTACTCTGTCTTGTCCCTGTTCTTGATGGATTAGtgatgaaaaaaatcaaatagactAACCCGTAGAATAGGGTCAAGGCGGCCTTCTTTTTATCTCCAAGAAAACCAATCTCTTTGAGTCCACAAATCTTATAAATAGATAAGTCCAGAGTCGAAACTCAAACAAGATTGTTTGCGCCCGATGACGCTGTTCTTAAATTATATCGTGCATCACATATGCATGCGTTCTTTGACACCAACCCCGTCGAGCCGTCTCCATGATACCGAAACGTGAAAAACTCAAGATATCAGCAAAGTCTGAAACTTGTGCAGCGGTTCGGCTCTAAGATAAGCGGTTCATATCCATTTGACCGCATCAAACTCGGTCACCCACCATTCCAAACAAGTAAATATTCAAACACAGCTTTGTTTTTCAAGCATAGATCCTAGAACAGCTCTTGTCCAGCTGCCACTTGTCCTCCTCTCAGGTGACTGAACACACCTGCAGACGCTCATGCGAGACAAACGTTAAAAGACAGCTCCAAGACGTCACAAGCAAATCCATTAATAATGGCCAGTATTTGCACTCTATTGATTTATTGTTTCTGCCTCTCTGTTTCCCCGTTTGTCTCGTTAGGAATTGTTCATATGCTAAAGTGGGTAATCGAAAGGTCAGTTTATTCGTAAAGTAAAACCATTTGGCCTCACTTTGTAACTCGAGAAATGTGACTGTAATCAGTCGTGTTACATCTCCTTAGAAATTATCGAATTTGACCTATGCTTGTAGACAATGAACAGGGGGTAAACTTTTTTGGATTGTTCATTACTCTCGTACTTATCACACAAATACGATTCGAAATTAGCACAAGAAATTCTTGTTTCAAGACTAGACCAATTAAATATCTACCTTGAACCAAATAGGATTTTTGTAGACTTAGGTAATTTGTGTGATACCATgaatatatacatatttattGTGATTTCACCACAACATATTCATATAAGATCATGTACAAATTTCTTTGGAATGGTCTTATTAATAATGGTTTGTCTATACAGTTCTTGACCATGTAACAAGCCTAGACAAGAACTTAGTTTtatgggaaaagtgttaaaaaaaaaagtcttaaaccttttgcatttgtgccaatttagtcttaaatcttttttttgtgccaattaagtcctaaacatttttatgttatgccaattcagtccttttcgaccaattttggctggattttgctgactagacacCGGCCGATTGATGTAGCCTGATTGTCgctaatgtgaataatttttaataatattttaatacttttttcttttttcttttttcttttcattttttccttctcctccttcttcctccagctgGTCATCAGACCTCACGCCGAGcaagcgaggctcgcccttaccgaatttggcaagggtcgagcctcgcccatggcgtGCCGAGCAAGTGAGCCTCGCTGCCATGGGgaggctcgaccctcaccaaatttggcaaggatgAGCCTTGTCGCCCAACACGAGGCAACCCTcgtggccactggcgaggtggccgcTTGACCTTGATGACTATCGCCTCTGGCCGATCGCCGAGGTCCAGTaatcggctagaggaaggagaaggagaaggaaaaataataaataataaataataattcaaaaaaattaaaatattattaaaagttgttcacatAAGCCGACCGACGTTCAACTagcaaaatccaaccaaaattggccgaaatgactgaattaacacaacgtaaaaaggtttaggactaaattgatacaaatataaaatatttaggactttttaacacttttccccttGGTAATATCACCCAAGAAACCTTGTTTAGCTTCTTAGAATCTATGGGAGGCACATTAGGACAAAACAAAATCGTCCAAAACTAAACCTTAAGCTAACCATTATCTCCCTATAAATATGCACTTTCCAATCAAACACCAATGATCTGAATGCATTTGATCATATGCcctcttgaaaaagaaatggcaAAGTCCACCCTTTTGCCTTTCCTTTGCATGGTCTTCTTCTTGCTCATGGCCATGCCTTCCATTGATGCAAcagcttcatcatcatcatcattttccacCATTAAAGGATCTTATTACACTCCCTGGACACCGGACTTCACCCCATCAGACATAGACACAACTTTGTTCACTCACATCTTCTATGCTTTCCTCTCCCCAAGCAACATCACCTTCAAGTTCGAGCTCTCGGAGACAACAGCAGTGGCTCTCTCGAACTTCACGAGCACCCTCCGTTTTGCGAGCCCACCAGTCAAGACCCTCCTCTCCATTGGCGGTTCTGGAGACGTTCCAACCGCTCTCTTGGCAGAGATAGCTTCATGCCCTTCCTCAAGAAAAGTCTTCATCAATTCTTCAATGGAGGTTGCAAGGAAGTTTGCGTTTGATGGACTTGACCTTGACTGGGAATGGCCTAAAAACCGAAAGGAGATGAAGGATTTGGCCCACTTGTTGAGGGAATGGAGGCTTGAGATCATCAAAGAGGCCCGAGCCACCGAGCAGCCCCCGCTGTTGTTAACCGCTGCGGTGTACTTCGCCGCCGACTTCTTCCTCGATCCGGTGTACCGCATGTACCCCGTGGCGGCCATTAGGAAGAATTTGGACTGGATCAACGCCATGTGCTACGATTATCACGGGGCGTGGGACCCCTCTGCCACGGGAGCCCAAGCTGCATTCTTCGACCCAAAGAGCAATCTGAGCTCGATCCACGGGCTCAAGTCTTGGCTACAGGCAGG
This genomic stretch from Eucalyptus grandis isolate ANBG69807.140 chromosome 3, ASM1654582v1, whole genome shotgun sequence harbors:
- the LOC120291377 gene encoding class V chitinase-like codes for the protein MAGKGELASFFIFFLCLYPSLEEQTWVKSGYFYAGSEIPVSDIDSSLFSHLICAFASIDSPAHPFSFNSSFEQIFSTFTSTVKRKNPSITTLLSVWAGGEDPSAFASMLGESSSRRSFIESTIEKARLYAFSGIDLFGVWLGRSINITNLSVLLGEWRDGVDAESRKSGKPRLLLAMGVYCQSIVDSLSFPLDSVQRYLDWVHLIAYDYHLPTREKFALPHAALFDPASHNNTDFCITWLLTRGFPARKLVLGLPYHGYAWQLEDSSGDAIGHPAVGPAETADGAFAYKAIKSFIQDFGYGASSVYNGTYVVNFYSKGLVWINFDDVEAIRAKVTYAKEKGLLGYSVFQINSDQNWVLSRTAQEAGEDQQERRWFWLVMLISIAIVVLLIFGLICYLQRRTLKSEGISGVIKGFSRQLKTMVCKGESLESRAPKLQKFGYATLRAATDNFSSENKIGKGGFGPVYKVGLTKANDLQI
- the LOC104438848 gene encoding class V chitinase CHIT5b, translating into MAKSTLLPFLCMVFFLLMAMPSIDATASSSSSFSTIKGSYYTPWTPDFTPSDIDTTLFTHIFYAFLSPSNITFKFELSETTAVALSNFTSTLRFASPPVKTLLSIGGSGDVPTALLAEIASCPSSRKVFINSSMEVARKFAFDGLDLDWEWPKNRKEMKDLAHLLREWRLEIIKEARATEQPPLLLTAAVYFAADFFLDPVYRMYPVAAIRKNLDWINAMCYDYHGAWDPSATGAQAAFFDPKSNLSSIHGLKSWLQAGLPAKQVVMGLPLYGRTWELKDPNVTEIGAPAVKAGPGDGVLPYSDVQVFNRNYSATVVYDAETVSTYSFAGTSWVSYDDVASAMVKIGLAQALGLRGYFFWVLGYETNWQISSQASRAWILDD